The following proteins are encoded in a genomic region of Nicotiana sylvestris chromosome 4, ASM39365v2, whole genome shotgun sequence:
- the LOC104238454 gene encoding eukaryotic translation initiation factor 3 subunit F-like, with translation MASSDHTILQFSPSSTSLSAKVHPLVIFNICDCYVRRPDQADRVIGTLLGSVLPDGTVDIRNSYAVPHSESQDQVALDIDYHHNMLSSHQKVNPKEVIVGWFSTGFGVTGGSALIHDFYSRETTNPIHLTVDTGFTNGEASVKGFVSVHLSIGDQPLAAQFQEVPLDLRMVEAERVGFDILKTTTVDKLPNDLEGMEASMQRLLSLIDDIYKYVDDVVEGRVPQDNKIGRFISDTVASLPKLSSQDFDKLINDGLQDQLLLLYLASLTRTQLSFAEKLNTAAQIL, from the exons ATGGCGTCCAGTGATCACACGATATTGCAATTCTCACCATCTTCAACCAGCTTATCGGCTAAGGTTCACCCTTTAGTCATATTCAACATATGTGACTGCTACGTTAGGCGTCCCGATCAAGCTGACCGGGTCATCGGCACTCTTCTCGGCTCTGTATTACCTGATGGTACTGTTGACATTCGAAATTCCTATGCCGTTCCTCACAGCGAGTCACAAGATCAG GTTGCATTGGATATTGATTACCATCACAATATGTTATCATCTCATCAGAAGGTGAATCCAAAGGAAGTCATTGTCGGATG GTTTTCTACTGGTTTTGGAGTCACAGGTGGTAGTGCTTTGATCCATGACTTCTATTCCAGAGAAACTACAAATCCTATACATTTGACCGTTGACACTGGATTCACAAATGGAGAGGCTTCTGTAAAAGGTTTTGTTTCTGTGCATTTGTCTATTGGAGACCAGCCGCTTGCTGCACAATTTCAGGAAGTTCCATTGGACCTGCGCATGGTTGAAGCTGAAAGGGTTGGAT TTGATATACTTAAGACGACTACAGTAGACAAACTTCCAAACGATCTTGAAGGAATGGAAGCCTCAATGCAACGATTACTTTCTCTGATTGATGACATCTACaaatatgttgatgatgttgtg GAAGGACGTGTGCCACAAGATAATAAAATCGGAAGGTTCATATCTGATACTGTGGCTTCCCTTCCCAAGCTCTCATCTCAAGACTTTGATAAGCTCATTAATGATGGTCTCCAG GACCAATTGCTCTTGCTCTATTTGGCAAGCCTCACAAGGACACAACTGAGCTTCGCAGAAAAACTTAACACTGCTGCTCAAATCCTGTGA